One region of Oryza glaberrima chromosome 7, OglaRS2, whole genome shotgun sequence genomic DNA includes:
- the LOC127780451 gene encoding protein RADIALIS-like 3 — MSSAGSRSSSRNSNMASEWSKEENKLFEQAIAYYGEGAPDLWHKVSRAMGGTKTADEVRRHFEILVDDIKLIEARRVPFPKYNTQGAWN; from the coding sequence ATGTCTTCTGCTGGGTCACGTAGCTCGTCCCGCAACAGCAACATGGCGTCAGAGTGGAGCAAAGAGGAGAACAAGCTGTTCGAGCAGGCCATTGCCTACTACGGCGAGGGCGCGCCTGACCTCTGGCACAAGGTGTCCCGCGCCATGGGGGGCACCAAGACAGCCGACGAGGTGCGCCGCCACTTCGAGATCCTCGTGGATGACATCAAGCTGATTGAGGCAAGGCGAGTCCCGTTCCCCAAGTACAATACACAGGGAGCATGGAACTGA